ttaaaactagcatatttgccctcgaagcttcgcttctcgggcaaacatttgttttaagaacatcaaatttccgcggggcaactatcagccgatagttcctcgacagaaacactctattgtttaaatagaaatTCTTCATATTTTACCCTGAAGTCTGATTTCTCAAACATTAGCACCCTTTAACTAGGACACCAAGGATACAGTAGATCCATTGACCAGATTAATTAAAAGCTAACTTTATCCAGAAGTTGTGGAGATATGCTTCTTGTAATTCTATACCTCAGATGTGATACAGTACCTTCCATTCGTTGCCATCAACAAGAGCAGTATAAGGACCCCTCCAGGAACTCTGATTCCAAAAGCTCCACAGAATCAGTCCCTGTACGCTTGGATTGCTGAAGGCACTGCGCATGATCACTTCAAGGCTATCTGCGCGATTATGGGGGTTTTTCTCAAGAACGTCCACTTCTGTCAACCATATTGGCAGGCCGGCTTCACTCAGGATCTTAAGGCGATACTATTAAAGTCAAGAACGAAACATATACACAGGTTACGAAAGACCAGAACGGTAAGTAAAATTTCTGTTTTCACATTTCGGAGAACTCACCTCAAGTAGTGTTGGGTTAATGCGGCCAGTAAAATGACCTTGGACGCCAATTCCATCCAGCGGTATTCCTCGTAACAGCAAATCTGTGACCTCTTCAAGTAATGTCTACAAATCCGATGAACAGTATGGTAGAACAAATTTTTGACTTTTCTGAGTTCTGTAAACCTTTATTTTAAATGCGACTGAAAAGGTCTTGATAATAGCAGACAAGtaaagaattttaagaaaacgacgAGACCTCAGAAATAGCTGTATAACTTAGAAGTTCTCCTCTCCGGCGTAAGTGTGTCTTGCTATCGCATGGCTTAGTTTATTTTCTCCTTTACGATTAGAAACAATGTTTACAAGTATGTTTGTGCTTGTGTTTATGCATTTAGATTCATTCGATGCATTTCGGGAGAAATTAATCATAGCTAATTTTATGAAACTTTCACCTGAGTCAATTGCCCGTTTTCTATAGCATCAAAATCATTGACGAACAAATCCACGTTTGGGTCGATTTTTCCGGCGGTTGTATACATCCAGTCACGAATAGCAGGACCTTCTCTGTCTGCGAAATATGAACCGTGAAGCATCTCGTTGTTCACATCCCACTGCATGAAACTGAAAATGAGGTCATCAGCATCAGcatcgccatcatcatcatcatcatcttattattattattatcattattattattattattattaccatttaCTACCATCATCATTATCGCCATAATTTATGTCATTAGAGACAAGTGACATGCTGTAACATCAGTCTGAGATTGTATAAAACAGAGACACCCTAAAATCAAGGGGTGGAACACGAGACAACCTGCTCATACTTCCTCACCACTTCTGGATAGTATGAGAGAtgaaaaacctgaaaatttcTTAAAGCAATTcagtattaaaaaaattatcaagtgGTTATAGCCATTTTACCATTTGCGCGTGCCCAACGCCTAATACATTATTTACTCAACATAgagtaaaattttaattttaacaaaaacGCAGGGAGCAGCATTCTCTCAGAGCTTTATCCGTCGTGTCATTATTGTCAACAAGAAGGGAAATCAGTAGTCATTTGACTGACCGTCCTTTATATCGATCAAGTAGACTTGTCATTCTCTCTGTAAGCTCTTCCTTGAGTTGTTTGTTAGAAATCCTCTTCACCCAATATGGAACTTCTGTGTCAACGGCCCAGAAGACGCAGTGTCCTCGGATTAATTTGCTGAAAAATTATAAATTGAAACTGTTCACTATTTTACCAGTTGCTAAAAATTCTGAGCACTCCTTGAGACCATCTTCACTGCCTAAATATACCGGGATTTATACAGACGCTTAAATCTTTACCTGTGAATAGACTCTTTTCAAGTATACTCTTGGCACATCTTTTTCACATGATTTTTAGCCACTAGTTGTAActttaaaaaatgatttttttaaaaatcttttgaTGATTACTTGTCTTCCCAAGCCGTAAGGTCTGACGCTTTTTTCAACGTAAAGAAAGTGGGCATCGTGCTTTTTCCATAGAATTCTCTTTTAACTAATATTGGTTTTGAAGGAGTCCACTACAGTCACATTTTAACTTCGCAAGGGTAAACATAACACAAAGGGTCAAACATGACATATTAGGCTTGACTGTTTCAGGCGTCAATTTGGTAGGGAACGAAGAGAGCAAATGGGAAGAACCAGTCAGTTCTCATCTCAACTGGTTTTTTTCCTCACGTTGCCAACATTTTTCGCCTTTCTCCACTTATGTGAATTGCTAAAATCGGCAAATGCTTTAGCTTACTTGTGAGCTTGAAGAAAATCTACGGCTTTGTCAGCAGTGTGGTAATTACTCTGGCCCTGAAGTGAAATGTACCTACAATAAGTTAAAAACGCAAATGGTACATCAGTTATAGAAACATTTTGGACATCGAGTCATATTTAGCGAAATTCCCCATACAGTCGAGATGTTCGTATCCGGTGCAGTGACcatcaggtaaaaaaaaaaatgggatgTCGATACGgataccttattacatgaaattttcgcgacacattaatttcgcgattttgagtttcgaatgtgagagaatgtttttaacacatattaaatgaaaggtgttacaattgaatcCACGGGGAACTCGGCTGCATCatgcagccacagagtcaaatatcgactgacaccatagctcataactgcatcgcgcagtcacattgagagcatcattgaacgatgcggccaaccaaccaccaaagtgagcgaatgtgagagaatgttcggactcggatttttccgagttccaagtgggttcaattgtaacacctttcatttaatgtGTGTTAaaaacattctctcacattcgcAACAccttaatttcgcgattttgcgaaaatgttgcattttgactcactttaatttcgcaTTTTTGAGTGAGACACACTCAAGGAGCCAGTAAATGGACAGTTTGAGGATTGTACAAAAGAAGTGCTACCTGGAGTAGAGACGGAAAGCAGTAGTGATGAAGAGGACCAGAACATTACCACATAATAGCTCAAAATGATTGTTATAAACGTGTGTAATATAGTCGCTGTTTTAGTTATTGACATAATGCGAGTCACTTAATTTTCGCGTCATGTTGTTTTCGCGACATTTAATTTTCGCGtcacttaaatttcgcgatttttttataaatcgcgaaatttgcgaaattaacttgtcgcgaaaatttcatgtaataaggtagtatgtatgtatgtatgtgtttAGGCTCTTAGAGGCGCCTCACTCAGAGTTTGCTTTCGGTTCGATCCCACCCTCCGAGCTATGCGCTTCGAAGTTCAGTTCATAAGAGGGAGGACGCAAATgtgcccagtggttagggtacatggaataataataataataagaataataataataataataataataataataataataataataataggtcaTGACCCGCTCCCTTAGGAAGCAAACCGGAAAAAAAATCATCCAGTTCACAAAGATGATAGTAACGAACTTTtttgtgataataataataccaacttgATTCATTCACTTcgatgaaagggaaggatatcAAAGGTTATTCCTATCGAGGGTATCCAACCCCAGCCGGCTGTAATTGAGTTGAGAGTCGATTTCGATGaaggaggaaaaccggagtaccctgagaaaaaaccctcggagtcagattgagaccCACTtgaactcagcccacatgcgaTCACGGGGAAGAGGTGGAAAGCATGGTTGATAACCGCGCTCAGCCGACCTGACTCCAACTGTATGTAGCGCTGGGGAattaactggggacactgtttAAATGAACTCATATCGAAtcttattattcaacacattgtgacaatgtccaaatatggtcaccGGTCGTTCAATATTCGTCGTGAGTACAcaacgtatatcctgcgatatacgtaattttgtgtgtcgcggagaaaaatggtagttttccccggttttttttttttcaaataaacgtagaaaattgtgttttgtcaacaatgtgttgaataataaaacaattattctgctcaatcttgcgggatatcgcctgattttagccaactcggtaTACGGCTTCGTCGGCTAtaaagtatcaggcgatattcaacgcgatttcgcaggataattgttaaataggttggtttttgaggagaagggaaaacggGACTGAATAACTGGATTAAAACCTCTaggagaagagtagagaaccaacacacgcaacccacatatgacacagagtctggaaatcgaacgcGGACCCGCGTGATCTCACCCCGGCGCCATCCCCAGtcccaacctcgtttccagggcttttctcctCCGAGGAGGAAGCGGAGAAAAGCTCTGGGAAAGAGGTTGCCTTGATCCCAAACATTGATATACTACAAGGCGCAACACACTTGCTGTGTGATGTCTTGTTTAATCATTGAAGGCTCAGGCGCTCAGCCAGACCACTTGAATCAGTGGAAACAGTCTGAAGGGGATGgtaataaaagaagaaaaacggtTTCGTGAAACTCACCGGCCGTGGTTCCACAACACCCCATTTGAGAGAGCTCTCCAACACAGCCCATTGAAAgttgtttaaataaaaatcacGATATTTAGGCTTTGTTAACAGAAAATTGCTGTTAACAGCGGCACCGAAAGCGAACAGATGAGACTTTTGTTTGACctataaagaaagaaaagccgTGTAAATTTGCAACAAAGTAGCTGAAAATAAAGTGAAATACCTCACCCTAATCTCTTTTCTCGCATCCTACTATTTCTTGAGGCTTGCAGTTTTATCTAGTTCAATTCCCACTTATATCTAGAGATGCACGCTCAATTCTTTTGACATCTAACAAGTGTCCCTTTAATTCTAAgtctttgctacctatttctagctgtttatccttactagAGAAGTAGTATTTGGGGGCCACTTTGTGACGTCAATTGTATGTATTCCAAGACACGAGTACTAGGGACTTTTAGTTTCTAGGAGAAGGACGAGAACGAGTTCGAGTTTTGACCGCCCGTTTCTAGCGAAAATACTTATAAAATTTATAACCTGTACggttaatcttactctttgttagcagcataggttgctcagttatttttattgctggtcgctgagcctttttgctcatcatAAAATGTCAAAACTGCTAcagtgttgttgacttgttttgacacgacaacaGTTTTGCAAaatctcgtactaaaatgacgcagcgtctggagcgtgcaacttccatacagcgtctgtgaaacggcgttttcacaagtaggtttatttttagactagcccttcccgcgaattaggtcaaaaaacatcacggtatcacgtttttcccgccgaaacgctggtttgcgcgcactcgctgttgttctatgagaaaatctcgtactcttAGTcattctcgtcctagaatctaaagctctctaatgttgaagttggggagaagagtaAGGGGATACTACTTGAAGCTTAGTGAAATCTCCTGCATCTAAGTACTCGCATTCAGCTGGACATATCTGTCcatggggcccgtttcttgaaagtcccgaaaacttttcgggcccgaaagcccgaaaagccatttgtgaaacagTCAAcctcttgttttggaaagccgatctttaaacatgttttcaaggtaacaaaaggaaaaatgactgtgaagtttcacgaattaaatcctctccattcttgagatacaaaaggaattgtgacacccgaaaatggcccgtaaagtttcgggactttcgagaaacggtccCCTGGCCCGTGTAATTAACCAATCGAAAGTgattcagcgttgtctgtactcttatcgacaacgatattcgtcatcacagtggtcaaaatgttgtagaCTCACGAGGCGTAGCGTGACCAAAATTataactcaaagaaagagcaagcgttgtctataactttctcgcaatgtgATTGGTCTATTTCCttaaatgagcgttcctgattggctattacattgcgtgacaaattgacgcacGCATGACGcggcagcgttgtctagactcttatcgacaacggcaaattagccaatcagattgcgagattacaagcaattgtggtaaaaattaaaCTGGAAAGGACAAGGATCCGGGTCGATACAACCAGTTTCTAATCTATTAATTTATCTTTTGGTCACAAAACCGAGCGAAACATTACACAATCATAGATTACTGGAGGCCTGCTAAATTGACCAATCTGAATCACAGCGCGCGGGAGAGATATAATAAGGTGACCTTCATGATCAAGCAATTTTATTATTTCAGATCGTGAGATCCCTATCATGGATTttaaggaaaattcccttgggaacatcacgtagTCTGAAATGGGGAAAAAAAACGTACATGCTAAAGAGTTCTATTCCTTGGAGTCAGCTATTTGCAAAAATTAAATTCTCAAGCGGAGTACTTACTGTTATTTTAAGAGTGGGCAGTAGATCTGTTGTATATCTAGAGCCAGTAATATTTACTctataaagaaaaaataaagttgCTTAGTACAAGATAAATTTCAAATAATGGAATTAAACTGGTGCAAAGAAAGAGCCGGTAGAAGGATGAAAATGATACAAAAATGCAAGAAGAAACCCTTTCCATGGAAATTGAGCTACGATTTCACAATCACAATTGGTTTTTGACTTTCTTGTTATTTTAGCGTTTAATTACTCTCCCTCGTTCCCCTTTACCAGCGTTAACGATTGACTGTTTCTGAACTTGCACACCTGCCGGTGTGAGAGATGTTACTTTACATGAAAACTGAATAAGGCTGTATAGATATCTCAGATATTTTCGATATGTAGTAAGATGTTAGCCGGAGTCATTCTCGGCAGtggttgtttttatttttagtgtTAAGTGAATAGTTGGATGCTAGAGTGTTGCGCACCAAATATTTTCGCTAGCTACAGTTACCCACTCTCCGTCAAACTCGGATACAAGGGCCTTGATAAGGAATTTCTTTTAAAGTCGTACGAAACAGTCAAACCGATTCGCTATACCTGAACTGTATATCTCTTTTTCTGTACTTATTTATCAGTAGATCGCTGTATGCCTTCCAATCGGAACGTTGTGGGATTTCTCCTAAAAAGACGTCATCCAACACTATGTCCACTGAAGGCTTGGGGCCCTTGAAGTAAACAAATACGTACTGATATCCCGCTCTTGCAAACGGCATTTCAAACGCTGTGTGCCAGTGAACCCAGCCATAATCTAGAAGGTCGAAAAGTACCATGCAATTTCAGTCTGTTGAATTATTGAATTTGGGGCTTCTATCACTCTGCTTCGCAGTTGGCGAATAGCTAAAGATTTCTGCGAGTAAGGAGTGTATACTAAAAAATTCACCGTAAAAATACTACGCCACAAGCTGATATCATGCAATTATAGATAATACCAGAAagccataagggttgaaacgtgtaacggccccttgtgtgctgggaaaaaagcttctgaatattcaatttgctaagtaccatatttggaacaacaagagcgaggggtttccaaatatggtacttagcactgaaacattcaaccaatcagtttgcactgaatattcggaagctgtgaacgcgcgttacacgtttcaacccttatgggtttctgatggtATATATTGCTGTAATGCGCCCGTGATGAAGACACTAAACTATTTGCCTCAACGGGCAAAAGAACAACTGAGTAATCAGAGTTTGAATTATCATACGAACCTGATACCTGCGTAAAACAACGAACGTATGCTTTTACACAGTGTCCTACAATAAACACCTGCTTAAGACGCTGATTGTTCCGTCGTCCTTTCGTCCGTTGAAGCAACTAGCTTACTCAGTTGAAATCGTCTCAATGCATGGAGAAGTTCGAAATGCTTACCTTGTGAGTATTTGGTCCTACGTGCGAGTCTCTTGTTTCGCTGTACCTTTTCACCTCTCTTTTTGAAACGAATCCAAAGCTCGAGACTGTGAATATCGCCTGTTCTCTTGCGATCCAGTTGTTTTGTCCATCCTTCAAATTTGTACACACGGCCCGGCAATACTCGATTGCCTGTGAGAGATAATTAACAGCGACTTAAGGACATTTCTACTTTTGATCTATCAGGATTGGGAAAATGTTCCTCGTACCAATTAAAATatagtgataatgatgatgatgttcaTGATAATGACGATGCTGATGAGAACAATGATGGTGACGATGTTGTTGACGATGTTGAGGATGACAAGGATGACAATGATATTGATGAtattatgatgatgacgaaTGATACTCAACTGGCACTGGTAGCCCTTGATACCATGGGGATAAACATAGTGATTAGTGATATCGACACCGATCAGTTCATAGCTTCATatgtttatttaccctcggattttagagtagcttggtgtagctagtatctccgagcatttaccctccaaACAGTagtacaccacagaagacaattTACAACAatgggaactacatgccctactctttgtgaATAGTGTTTAGGTTCTTTTACATTCCACagagttatgaacattgaagggttgtgagacggggcctacggtttatcgttcTTAGCAGAGAAGACTAGAGAGCCTAGCCATTTGAAGaagtcattacaaaggcagcactttctcctcagttttttaaagaccctgagtgttggtccggccggagttgaactcacgacctcccgcgtaacagcccggtgctcatccaactgagccaccggtgcgcggttcatgataatgaaaatgatgatataataataatgattataataTCATAATGATAATGGTGATCACAAAAGCACAAAAGCATCTACAGCAGACTAGACCTCAATTTCTCCACAAACAATGAAGGCGGCAAATCAATTCAAAgtaatgaagggggtagtttctgaagaaactgtggtgctgcgtcggtggggaagaagTATacataaccctaaccctaaccctaacaccgtacagagattctaaaagctgacgtttcgagtgttaacCCTTGGTCAGAGCAGAGCCCTTCGTCATTCGCTCAATTCAAATTAAGGCGAACAaatcaaatgtcggtttttgacgAAAGCGTAAAATCCCGGAGAAACTacagaaaaaaaactatttgaAGAAGAGTAGgcaaccaacaaactcaaatcGCTTTTAGCCCTTTACAAGACTCTTTGAGGAGGcaatgtggcccagtggttagggcgcttgccttaagatcccgatatcccgggttcaagacccgctctgaccactcgttgaagttgttcctggtagtccctggttcaacttcccagctgcacttgtaaatagccaactggtttgcatccggccagttgggattcttaacagttgctgtcgtgttctgtcgtttcgttaattgtgtttTATTGGCCCTAAAAAAAGCTCCTATGGGGAGCggccaattaagtatgtattgtattgtattttatgaACACAGATGGATCAACGAGACAGTTGTTTAAATAGTCCTGGCCAGGTAGTTTATCAAGACTTTTCAAGAACACTACTACGTGATTGACTGAACTGATGCTTCTGTTTATTGTAATTAACTTCGTTGAAGGAACAAATAGTGTAACGACAATCTGTTCGCTCCAATCGCACAAATAAAGGGGAAgtaattatttttagttttgtgAGATTAGGAAAGTAAAAGTGAAGAGGATACGTTTGGAAACGATTGCCAAACAAACTCGATTGTTTTTGCGAACCTTTGAtttaaatattttacaaaacacTCAACATGTgtgttcgtgtaaacgtttcttgtAACCTAGTAAAAACTAGGAATCCCAAAACATCAAAGTTCTGCTGCAAACTGAAACACAAAGTACTTCGTCCCAAAAGGACTATTGTCGTGAAATTACCTATGTACTGTCCCGGACCAGCCCATTCAGAGAGTCTAGCCAAGCATATGCCACTATGCTGTCCTTCTTTTGGATTGTCGCGAGTGTAACGAGCGATGACACCTCCACGTGGATCATCAGTTTCCCCCTGGCAGCTCCACCCTTTGACTGGATCATTCACTAGGGGCTGTTCAAAGCTGGGGTTTGTTAAAATGTTTGTTCCACTCATTGGGGGGTTGTATGCTATAAATTAAACAAGAGGGTAACCTTTAAGGAGTGGTCAAATGGTAATAATGTTTGCGTTTGTTGCCTTTTGTAAAAGGGTAAGTGGCGGCGCCACTTTGTCGACAAATAAGGTAGCAAAACGTTGAAATGCGCAACTTTAACTCGCGCATGCTTTTGCAGCTTCAGGAAGTTGCATTGAAGTGCTTCAAATTGCCTGTTTACGCCTGTTGTATTTACCAGAGAAATGCGGTTATTGCTCCGCATTCTCAGTCAATAGACACGTTAGGAAAATGTGcgtttgaaaaaagaaacagtggACTTTCACTGGTACTTATAGGAGTCCACTTAAAATTGGATTAATGAACGCAGAGAAAGGTTGACCTCTTCTCGAAGCAAAAAAGGATAATTGTCAATCACAATATTCTAGTTCCATAGAATTGACATTTTTACAGTTTTGTGTTTAGTTACCTGGCATTTAAACGAAATTGAGGCTGGAATTGACCTTGTTACgatacagacctccctgcttttcttatgttgatgattttgttttcatgcTGATTAGTTGGAGTTTACATgcgaaaagcagtgaggtttttatcaaaacaaggtcaactctagccttactttcattcataggccaggtaactaagtacGGTGTATTGATACAGAAAAAGGCCTACCTCCAAACTCACGTTCATCGATCTCCTTGTAGAGTGGTTGCAGAAACATAGGCCTCACGTGACCATTTCTAACCAATGGATGTTTTGCAGCATTTGAAGGCATGTTTAAGGGAGGAAATTTCTCAACAGAATATGATGAAGTATACAAGTCGTAGATAAAATTTCTTTTCTCTCCTTCTTCCCCCTCAGCTAAGTTGTGGCGAGGAGTGTTTCCTGTCAGGAaacggaaaaaagaaaaaaaaaaaagtcacacaGACGTTAAAGTAGACAATTTCTTTCAGCTAGTTTCGAAATTGCTTCAAAGCAAACACAAGTGCTATTCTTAACTAGGAATATACGGAATATTcttaaaactaccattttttGAATCTATTCAGCGAGCTTTTAACACGAGTGACACCCTATTGATCACTAATTATTACGCCACCTGTTGTAGTAAGGGAATTAAAAGAACGTAACACCACAGCACTCCCTTTGGAAGCTCATTCCcatcatagttaatgcatgaagatggttatgaaactcgacaagtcggaggccttttgtttcatgttttttttctgtatttttggccttgacggtaAAAcacacaaaacacacctttttcgagaagataaccaatcaactccttcgattaaattatacGCAACTAATTttcgaacccgtgcgaagcgaaaacaaaaga
This portion of the Montipora capricornis isolate CH-2021 chromosome 11, ASM3666992v2, whole genome shotgun sequence genome encodes:
- the LOC138022885 gene encoding uncharacterized protein isoform X3 — protein: MPSNAAKHPLVRNGHVRPMFLQPLYKEIDEREFGAYNPPMSGTNILTNPSFEQPLVNDPVKGWSCQGETDDPRGGVIARYTRDNPKEGQHSGICLARLSEWAGPGQYIGNRVLPGRVYKFEGWTKQLDRKRTGDIHSLELWIRFKKRGEKVQRNKRLARRTKYSQDYGWVHWHTAFEMPFARAGYQYVFVYFKGPKPSVDIVLDDVFLGEIPQRSDWKAYSDLLINKYRKRDIQFRVNITGSRYTTDLLPTLKITVKQKSHLFAFGAAVNSNFLLTKPKYRDFYLNNFQWAVLESSLKWGVVEPRPGQSNYHTADKAVDFLQAHNKLIRGHCVFWAVDTEVPYWVKRISNKQLKEELTERMTSLLDRYKGRFMQWDVNNEMLHGSYFADREGPAIRDWMYTTAGKIDPNVDLFVNDFDAIENGQLTQTLLEEVTDLLLRGIPLDGIGVQGHFTGRINPTLLEYRLKILSEAGLPIWLTEVDVLEKNPHNRADSLEVIMRSAFSNPSVQGLILWSFWNQSSWRGPYTALVDGNEWKINAAGIRFRNLLKQWTTYVTMAPKITDQSNALFEVRGFFGGYDVKVELPNGLSNTQKFTLNPGNGPHIIQLNLPDIIPSKFQADETRDEEFSGSNDSDELADPIKTSIGLYVGCFDNSNPSRQLRHRYEGHPAMIPEVCVKHCAIEGYPFAGLLLASECFCGYYFNDDEEVGNDRCKLPCQGDFRRSCGGQKDIAIYSTGSKKRLSQTKTKMSQCLPCKDHYKEKIRLKREDYRPNPCTQHCSSV
- the LOC138022885 gene encoding uncharacterized protein isoform X1, whose product is MKFLSVVVLGTILGLSQPHLVYDHLGCWTDVVHGDGISFLPKLGPLRLKDKISLIDQCAKAAVVRKIPVFGIRNNSMCVGSVHASFTYMRHGPSTQCYNGTGGPRSIDVYSLDGNTPRHNLAEGEEGEKRNFIYDLYTSSYSVEKFPPLNMPSNAAKHPLVRNGHVRPMFLQPLYKEIDEREFGAYNPPMSGTNILTNPSFEQPLVNDPVKGWSCQGETDDPRGGVIARYTRDNPKEGQHSGICLARLSEWAGPGQYIGNRVLPGRVYKFEGWTKQLDRKRTGDIHSLELWIRFKKRGEKVQRNKRLARRTKYSQDYGWVHWHTAFEMPFARAGYQYVFVYFKGPKPSVDIVLDDVFLGEIPQRSDWKAYSDLLINKYRKRDIQFRVNITGSRYTTDLLPTLKITVKQKSHLFAFGAAVNSNFLLTKPKYRDFYLNNFQWAVLESSLKWGVVEPRPGQSNYHTADKAVDFLQAHNKLIRGHCVFWAVDTEVPYWVKRISNKQLKEELTERMTSLLDRYKGRFMQWDVNNEMLHGSYFADREGPAIRDWMYTTAGKIDPNVDLFVNDFDAIENGQLTQTLLEEVTDLLLRGIPLDGIGVQGHFTGRINPTLLEYRLKILSEAGLPIWLTEVDVLEKNPHNRADSLEVIMRSAFSNPSVQGLILWSFWNQSSWRGPYTALVDGNEWKINAAGIRFRNLLKQWTTYVTMAPKITDQSNALFEVRGFFGGYDVKVELPNGLSNTQKFTLNPGNGPHIIQLNLPDIIPSKFQADETRDEEFSGSNDSDELADPIKTSIGLYVGCFDNSNPSRQLRHRYEGHPAMIPEVCVKHCAIEGYPFAGLLLASECFCGYYFNDDEEVGNDRCKLPCQGDFRRSCGGQKDIAIYSTGSKKRLSQTKTKMSQCLPCKDHYKEKIRLKREDYRPNPCTQHCSSV
- the LOC138022885 gene encoding uncharacterized protein isoform X2, with protein sequence MKFLSVVVLGTILGLSQPHLVYDHLGCWTDVVHGDGISFLPKLGPLRLKDKISLIDQCAKAAVVRKIPVFGIRNNSMCVGSVHASFTYMRHGPSTQCYNGTGGPRSIDVYSLDGNTPRHNLAEGEEGEKRNFIYDLYTSSYSVEKFPPLNMPSNAAKHPLVRNGHVRPMFLQPLYKEIDEREFGAYNPPMSGTNILTNPSFEQPLVNDPVKGWSCQGETDDPRGGVIARYTRDNPKEGQHSGICLARLSEWAGPGQYIGNRVLPGRVYKFEGWTKQLDRKRTGDIHSLELWIRFKKRGEKVQRNKRLARRTKYSQDYGWVHWHTAFEMPFARAGYQYVFVYFKGPKPSVDIVLDDVFLGEIPQRSDWKAYSDLLINKYRKRDIQFRVNITGSRYTTDLLPTLKITVKQKSHLFAFGAAVNSNFLLTKPKYRDFYLNNFQWAVLESSLKWGVVEPRPGQSNYHTADKAVDFLQAHNKLIRGHCVFWAVDTEVPYWVKRISNKQLKEELTERMTSLLDRYKGRFMQWDVNNEMLHGSYFADREGPAIRDWMYTTAGKIDPNVDLFVNDFDAIENGQLTQTLLEEVTDLLLRGIPLDGIGVQGHFTGRINPTLLEYRLKILSEAGLPIWLTEVDVLEKNPHNRADSLEVIMRSAFSNPSVQGLILWSFWNQSSWRGPYTALVDGNEWKINAAGIRFRNLLKQWTTYVTMAPKITDQSNALFEVRGFFGGYDVKVELPNGLSNTQKFTLNPGNGPHIIQLNLPDIIPSKFQADETRDEEFSGSNDSDELADPIKTSIGLYVGCFDNSNPSRQLRHRYEGHPAMIPEVCVKHCAIEGYPFAGLLLASECFCGYYFNDDEEVGNDRCKLPCQGDFRRSCGGQKDIAIYSTGLSP